The Desulfobacterales bacterium genomic sequence CAAGAGCTGACTTCAGCTGAACGTCCTGAATGGATCCGAGCTGGGGGTCACCAAGAACCACATTTTTTCCATCGGCGCTGCGTGCCTTGATCCAGGCAACAAACCCGTCCCAGTCATTTGCCGGGGAAGAGGTTGAAACCACAAGTCCGGAGCCTTCAAGCATAAGGGGCGAGAGGATCTTGAGATTCATATCACCGGTACTCTTATCAATTGCGCTGATAAACGGCGGGGTGCCGGCAAGTGCATACTGAATCGCATTCTGCTGGAGAAGGGTCATCAGCTGAGGTCCGCCTGTTCCCTCGACGAGTTTGACATCGGTAACCTTCTGACCGTTGATGTAGAGTTCGGCGTCCGTGATCTTGCCGGTTTTTTCTGTAACCGGTTTCAGATAACAGTTGTAGGTATTCTTGAAGTACTCCCAGTCCTTAAGAAGAATAAACAGGGGCGCATCATGATCGCTTGGCAGGTATCCGATCGAGATCGTCGAGGCCGCAGACGGTTTGATGAATTTTCCAGTTTCGATCTGTTTTACTGCTGAATCATACGGACCGAAGTCGTAAAGAAGAGCGGCAGATTCGTCCTTTGTGGTCGAAGCGAGCTTGGAGGTAACGATACCCAGATCGCGTTGGGACTGAATGAACGCCTCATTGCTGTTCAGCCAGGAGTCAGTGATTTCGCTGGAGAACTTGATCGTCGGGATCGAGGTCTTCATTACATCGGTCGAACTGACGGTCACGCTTCCGTAGGTCATGTTCTGACTTGAGAAAAGCCAGTCTGCAGTCAGAGCAGCGGCATTGTCCGGATAGTCGTTGATGTATTTGCTTCCAACGATCATCAGAGCCGAAAGACTTGCTGCAACATCCTGATTTTCCAATGCCTTGGAGTTAGCGCCGAACACACAGCAGGTATGATCGGACCAGGTCCCTTTAGGAGGTAAATTCTGACTGTAGGAGACCACTTTTCCAATGTCACCCTCTAAGGCAACAGCAACAAACGGCTGCCAGGTGATGTAACCGTCGATCTGACCGGTAGCGAGAAGTCCCGGCATGGTTCCTGCTCCG encodes the following:
- a CDS encoding ABC transporter substrate-binding protein, whose protein sequence is MQKKLILIFMALVMCVMVVFTAGCTDTGNENATVEILYTGAGTMPGLLATGQIDGYITWQPFVAVALEGDIGKVVSYSQNLPPKGTWSDHTCCVFGANSKALENQDVAASLSALMIVGSKYINDYPDNAAALTADWLFSSQNMTYGSVTVSSTDVMKTSIPTIKFSSEITDSWLNSNEAFIQSQRDLGIVTSKLASTTKDESAALLYDFGPYDSAVKQIETGKFIKPSAASTISIGYLPSDHDAPLFILLKDWEYFKNTYNCYLKPVTEKTGKITDAELYINGQKVTDVKLVEGTGGPQLMTLLQQNAIQYALAGTPPFISAIDKSTGDMNLKILSPLMLEGSGLVVSTSSPANDWDGFVAWIKARSADGKNVVLGDPQLGSIQDVQLKSALESAGIDYVVKSA